A stretch of Pempheris klunzingeri isolate RE-2024b chromosome 19, fPemKlu1.hap1, whole genome shotgun sequence DNA encodes these proteins:
- the dync2i2 gene encoding cytoplasmic dynein 2 intermediate chain 2, with the protein MDPLSIPSLWRKSQQSAQESRGCQTRAVHSAEAEVQTVTTTSSWTQTEPQHQATEQIFQKSHDETEPPDLKDFLQRVEDMVNRQLDRNARSHAFDGFQVNWEDHSNLVSCLHCLQHPSAQERGLHVTSVSWSCTGSVIACAYGRIDDGDWSTERSYVCTWNLDRRALNPKQADLVIDVPTAVTALCCHPNQPALIAGGLHSGEVVVWDTSRTQDPVLVQSGMSADSHREPVYQVAWVPQQKKGEYGVLSASPGGRVLLWTVDSDQGRLVLNAAYALVRQQVPHSSSSSSKARGSSTVGVTSLALSPWDSDTFLVGSEGGLLLRCSFSSQTLAAAPSEGQSVTPRAPVVFSFRPRSSPIHSIHCSPFHRNLFVSAGTDGLAHVHSLLQPNPLLSVRVSDSFVFQVQWSPTRPLVFAAATGQGEVQIFDLGRRSLRPAATIAQEGAGQAATCLAFNCPNPHLLAVGKTDGTVGVWQLSVDLTEQSPRESSQLEQLANQVAE; encoded by the exons ATGGATCCGCTGAGCATCCCCTCTCTGTGGCGGAAATCTCAGCAGTCAGCCCAGGAGTCG AGAGGCTGTCAGACCAGAGCAGTGCACAGTGCTGAGGCAGAGGTCCAGACTGTGACAACCACCTCCAGTTGGACCCAAACAGAGCCACAGCACCAGGCGACAGAGCAGATCTTCCAAAAGAGCCATGATGAGACGGAGCCGCCTGACCTGAAGGACTTCCTGCAGCGGGTTGAGGACATGGTCAACAGACAGTTGGACAGAAATGCCAGGAGTCATGCCTTTGATGGGTTCCAGGTGAACTGGGAAGATCACAGTAATCTG GTTTCATGCCTCCATTGTCTTCAACATCCCAGTGCTCAGGAGAGAGGGCTCCATGTAACCAGTGTGTCCTGGAGTTGTACAGGTTCAGTTATTGCCTGTGCCTATGGTCG GATTGATGATGGAGACTGGAGCACTGAGAGGTCATATGTGTGTACGTGGAACCTGGACCGCCGAGCCCTGAACCCTAAACAAGCAGATCTCGTCATAGATGTTCCCACTGCAGTCACCGCTCTGTGCTGTCACCCCAACCAGCCTGCTCTCATCGCAG GGGGTCTGCACAGTGGAGAGGTGGTAGTCTGGGACACCAGTCGGACTCAGGACCCTGTGCTGGTTCAAAGTGGGATGTCAGCAGACAGCCACAGAGAGCCGGTTTATCAG gttgcATGGGTGCCCCAGCAGAAGAAAGGAGAGTATGGTGTGCTGAGTGCCAGTCCAGGAGGAAGGGTGCTGCTGTGGACAGTGGACTCAGACCAGGGTAGGCTGGTCCTGAATGCTGCCTATGCCTTAGTGCGACAGCAGGTtccccacagcagcagctccagctccaaG GCCAgaggcagcagcactgtgggTGTCACCTCTCTGGCTCTGTCTCCATGGGACTCTGACACCTTCTTAGTGGGCTCTGAGGGCGGCCTGCTGCTCAGatgctccttctcctcccagACGTTGGCTGCAGCGCCCTCCGAAGGCCAGAGTGTGACACCCAGAGCCCCGGTGGTCTTCTCGTTCAGGCCTCGCAGCAGCCCTATCCACTCCATACACTGCTCTCCTTTCCACAG GAACCTGTTTGTGAGTGCTGGGACTGATGGTCTGGCCCACGTccactctctgctgcagcccaaCCCGCTGCTCTCTGTCAGGGTTTCAGACTCCTTTGTGTTTCAGGTTCAGTGGTCTCCGACTAGACCACTGGTGTTTGCTGCAGCCACTGGACAAG GTGAGGTGCAGATATTTGACCTGGGCCGCAGGTCCCTGAGGCCAGCAGCCACCATCGCACAGGAAGGAGCAGGCCAAGCTGCAACTTGTTTGGCCTTCAACTGTCCGAACCCTCACCTCTTGGCAGTGGGGAAAACAGATGGGACAGTCGGCGTTTGGCAGCTGAGCGTCGATTTGACGGAGCAGAGCCCCCGAGAGAGCAGCCAGCTGGAGCAATTAGCCAATCAGGTGGCAGAATGA